Proteins encoded by one window of Canis aureus isolate CA01 chromosome 13, VMU_Caureus_v.1.0, whole genome shotgun sequence:
- the LOC144282018 gene encoding cytochrome P450 4A6-like isoform X5, with amino-acid sequence MSVSLLSLTRPLDTVSGFLQVASLLGLALLLLKAAQFYWHRQWLLKAIQQFPSPPSHWFFGHRQEFQKGLELQELKKRTEKYPCASPRWLWGSRVSLVVYDPDYMRMILGRSDPKSDGSYRLMAPWIGYGLLLLNGEIWFQHRRMLTPAFHYDILKPYVRLMADSVQVMLDKWEELLTQNSHLEIFEHVSLMTLDTIMKCAFSYQGNHQADRNSQAYIQAIRDLNNLVFARVRNVFYQKDIFYWLTSEGRRNHKACQLAHEHTDRVIKLRKAQLQDEGELEKIRNKRHLDFLDILLFAKMENGRGLSDKDLRAEVDTFMFEGHDTTASGISWILYALATHPEHQQRCREEIQSLLGDGASITWEHLDQMPYTTMCIKEALRLYPPVPGVGRELSKPITFPDGRSLPRGVISSSFHFRD; translated from the exons ATGAGTGTCTCTCTACTGAGCCTCACCAGACCCCTGGACACTGTGTCTGGGTTCCTGCAAGTCGCCTCCCTGCTAGGCCTGGCTCTGTTGCTGCTCAAGGCAGCACAGTTCTACTGGCACAGGCAGTGGCTGCTCAAAGCTATTCAGCAGTTCCCGTCCCCTCCTTCCCACTGGTTCTTCGGGCACAGGCAAGAG TTCCAAAAGGGTCTGGAGCTGCAAGAGCTgaagaaaaggacagagaaataCCCTTGTGCCAGTCCTCGTTGGCTATGGGGAAGCAGAGTTAGCCTCGTAGTCTATGATCCAGACTACATGAGGATGATCCTGGGGCGATCAG ACCCAAAATCTGATGGCTCCTACAGACTCATGGCTCCCTGGATAG GGTATGGTTTGCTCCTGCTGAATGGAGAGATATGGTTCCAGCACCGGCGGATGCTGACCCCAGCCTTCCACTATGACATCCTGAAGCCCTACGTGAGACTCATGGCTGACTCTGTCCAAGTGATGCTG GACAAGTGGGAGGAACTCCTCACCCAGAACTCACATCTAGAGATCTTTGAACACGTCTCCTTGATGACCTTGGACACCATTATGAAGTGTGCATTCAGCTACCAGGGCAACCACCAGGCAGACAG GAACTCCCAGGCCTACATTCAGGCCATTCGAGATCTGAACAACCTGGTGTTTGCCCGGGTGAGGAATGTTTTCTACCAGAAAGACATCTTCTACTGGCTGACCTCTGAAGGCCGCAGGAACCACAAGGCCTGCCAGCTTGCCCATGAACACACAG ACCGAGTGATCAAGCTGAGGAAGGCTCAGCTACAGGACGAGGGAGAGCTGGagaagatcaggaacaagaggCACTTGGACTTCCTGGACATCCTCCTCTTTGCCAAA ATGGAGAATGGGAGGGGCTTGTCTGACAAGGACCTGCGTGCAGAAGTGGACACATTCATGTTTGAGGGGCATGACACCACAGCGAGTGGCATCTCCTGGATCCTCTATGCTCTGGCCACACACCCCGAGCATCAGCAGAGATGCCGGGAGGAGATCCAGAGCCTTCTGGGGGATGGTGCTTCCATCACATG GGAGCACCTGGACCAGATGCCCTACACCACCATGTGCATCAAGGAGGCACTGCGACTCTatccaccagttccaggtgttgGCAGAGAGCTCAGCAAGCCCATCACCTTCCCTGATGGACGCTCCTTGCCCAGAG
- the LOC144282018 gene encoding cytochrome P450 4A11-like isoform X4: protein MRMILGRSDPKSDGSYRLMAPWIGYGLLLLNGEIWFQHRRMLTPAFHYDILKPYVRLMADSVQVMLDKWEELLTQNSHLEIFEHVSLMTLDTIMKCAFSYQGNHQADRNSQAYIQAIRDLNNLVFARVRNVFYQKDIFYWLTSEGRRNHKACQLAHEHTDRVIKLRKAQLQDEGELEKIRNKRHLDFLDILLFAKMENGRGLSDKDLRAEVDTFMFEGHDTTASGISWILYALATHPEHQQRCREEIQSLLGDGASITWEHLDQMPYTTMCIKEALRLYPPVPGVGRELSKPITFPDGRSLPRGFLVLLSFYALHHNPNVWPNPEVFDPSRFEPDASRHSHAFLPFSGGSRLENAADRSGGRAFSWISSAGAELGDSWTSDRNCIGQHFAMNELKVAVALTLLRFELAPDPFRIPVPTPRIVLMSKNGIHLHLRKLL from the exons ATGAGGATGATCCTGGGGCGATCAG ACCCAAAATCTGATGGCTCCTACAGACTCATGGCTCCCTGGATAG GGTATGGTTTGCTCCTGCTGAATGGAGAGATATGGTTCCAGCACCGGCGGATGCTGACCCCAGCCTTCCACTATGACATCCTGAAGCCCTACGTGAGACTCATGGCTGACTCTGTCCAAGTGATGCTG GACAAGTGGGAGGAACTCCTCACCCAGAACTCACATCTAGAGATCTTTGAACACGTCTCCTTGATGACCTTGGACACCATTATGAAGTGTGCATTCAGCTACCAGGGCAACCACCAGGCAGACAG GAACTCCCAGGCCTACATTCAGGCCATTCGAGATCTGAACAACCTGGTGTTTGCCCGGGTGAGGAATGTTTTCTACCAGAAAGACATCTTCTACTGGCTGACCTCTGAAGGCCGCAGGAACCACAAGGCCTGCCAGCTTGCCCATGAACACACAG ACCGAGTGATCAAGCTGAGGAAGGCTCAGCTACAGGACGAGGGAGAGCTGGagaagatcaggaacaagaggCACTTGGACTTCCTGGACATCCTCCTCTTTGCCAAA ATGGAGAATGGGAGGGGCTTGTCTGACAAGGACCTGCGTGCAGAAGTGGACACATTCATGTTTGAGGGGCATGACACCACAGCGAGTGGCATCTCCTGGATCCTCTATGCTCTGGCCACACACCCCGAGCATCAGCAGAGATGCCGGGAGGAGATCCAGAGCCTTCTGGGGGATGGTGCTTCCATCACATG GGAGCACCTGGACCAGATGCCCTACACCACCATGTGCATCAAGGAGGCACTGCGACTCTatccaccagttccaggtgttgGCAGAGAGCTCAGCAAGCCCATCACCTTCCCTGATGGACGCTCCTTGCCCAGAG GATTCTTAGTCTTGCTCTCCTTTTATGCCCTTCACCACAACCCGAATGTGTGGCCAAACCCAGAG GTGTTTGACCCTTCCCGCTTTGAACCAGATGCCTCTCGACACAGCCATGCTTTCCTGCCCTTCTCAGGAGGATCAAG ACTTGAGAATGCAGCagacagaagtggagggagaGCATTCTCCTGGATCTCCTCAGCAGGAGCTGAGCTGGGAGACAGCTGGACAAGTGACAG GAACTGCATCGGGCAGCACTTTGCCATGAACGAGTTGAAGGTGGCGGTGGCCCTGACCCTGCTCCGCTTTGAGCTGGCACCAGATCCCTTCAGGATCCCTGTTCCAACTCCAAGAATTGTGTTGATGTCCAAGAATGGGATCCACCTGCATCTCAGGAAGCTCCTCTAA
- the LOC144282018 gene encoding cytochrome P450 4A11-like isoform X2: MSVSLLSLTRPLDTVSGFLQVASLLGLALLLLKAAQFYWHRQWLLKAIQQFPSPPSHWFFGHRQEFQKGLELQELKKRTEKYPCASPRWLWGSRVSLVVYDPDYMRMILGRSDPKSDGSYRLMAPWIGYGLLLLNGEIWFQHRRMLTPAFHYDILKPYVRLMADSVQVMLDKWEELLTQNSHLEIFEHVSLMTLDTIMKCAFSYQGNHQADRNSQAYIQAIRDLNNLVFARVRNVFYQKDIFYWLTSEGRRNHKACQLAHEHTDRVIKLRKAQLQDEGELEKIRNKRHLDFLDILLFAKMENGRGLSDKDLRAEVDTFMFEGHDTTASGISWILYALATHPEHQQRCREEIQSLLGDGASITWEHLDQMPYTTMCIKEALRLYPPVPGVGRELSKPITFPDGRSLPRGFLVLLSFYALHHNPNVWPNPEVFDPSRFEPDASRHSHAFLPFSGGSRNCIGQHFAMNELKVAVALTLLRFELAPDPFRIPVPTPRIVLMSKNGIHLHLRKLL; encoded by the exons ATGAGTGTCTCTCTACTGAGCCTCACCAGACCCCTGGACACTGTGTCTGGGTTCCTGCAAGTCGCCTCCCTGCTAGGCCTGGCTCTGTTGCTGCTCAAGGCAGCACAGTTCTACTGGCACAGGCAGTGGCTGCTCAAAGCTATTCAGCAGTTCCCGTCCCCTCCTTCCCACTGGTTCTTCGGGCACAGGCAAGAG TTCCAAAAGGGTCTGGAGCTGCAAGAGCTgaagaaaaggacagagaaataCCCTTGTGCCAGTCCTCGTTGGCTATGGGGAAGCAGAGTTAGCCTCGTAGTCTATGATCCAGACTACATGAGGATGATCCTGGGGCGATCAG ACCCAAAATCTGATGGCTCCTACAGACTCATGGCTCCCTGGATAG GGTATGGTTTGCTCCTGCTGAATGGAGAGATATGGTTCCAGCACCGGCGGATGCTGACCCCAGCCTTCCACTATGACATCCTGAAGCCCTACGTGAGACTCATGGCTGACTCTGTCCAAGTGATGCTG GACAAGTGGGAGGAACTCCTCACCCAGAACTCACATCTAGAGATCTTTGAACACGTCTCCTTGATGACCTTGGACACCATTATGAAGTGTGCATTCAGCTACCAGGGCAACCACCAGGCAGACAG GAACTCCCAGGCCTACATTCAGGCCATTCGAGATCTGAACAACCTGGTGTTTGCCCGGGTGAGGAATGTTTTCTACCAGAAAGACATCTTCTACTGGCTGACCTCTGAAGGCCGCAGGAACCACAAGGCCTGCCAGCTTGCCCATGAACACACAG ACCGAGTGATCAAGCTGAGGAAGGCTCAGCTACAGGACGAGGGAGAGCTGGagaagatcaggaacaagaggCACTTGGACTTCCTGGACATCCTCCTCTTTGCCAAA ATGGAGAATGGGAGGGGCTTGTCTGACAAGGACCTGCGTGCAGAAGTGGACACATTCATGTTTGAGGGGCATGACACCACAGCGAGTGGCATCTCCTGGATCCTCTATGCTCTGGCCACACACCCCGAGCATCAGCAGAGATGCCGGGAGGAGATCCAGAGCCTTCTGGGGGATGGTGCTTCCATCACATG GGAGCACCTGGACCAGATGCCCTACACCACCATGTGCATCAAGGAGGCACTGCGACTCTatccaccagttccaggtgttgGCAGAGAGCTCAGCAAGCCCATCACCTTCCCTGATGGACGCTCCTTGCCCAGAG GATTCTTAGTCTTGCTCTCCTTTTATGCCCTTCACCACAACCCGAATGTGTGGCCAAACCCAGAG GTGTTTGACCCTTCCCGCTTTGAACCAGATGCCTCTCGACACAGCCATGCTTTCCTGCCCTTCTCAGGAGGATCAAG GAACTGCATCGGGCAGCACTTTGCCATGAACGAGTTGAAGGTGGCGGTGGCCCTGACCCTGCTCCGCTTTGAGCTGGCACCAGATCCCTTCAGGATCCCTGTTCCAACTCCAAGAATTGTGTTGATGTCCAAGAATGGGATCCACCTGCATCTCAGGAAGCTCCTCTAA
- the LOC144282018 gene encoding cytochrome P450 4A11-like isoform X3 — MSVSLLSLTRPLDTVSGFLQVASLLGLALLLLKAAQFYWHRQWLLKAIQQFPSPPSHWFFGHRQEFQKGLELQELKKRTEKYPCASPRWLWGSRVSLVVYDPDYMRMILGRSDPKSDGSYRLMAPWIGYGLLLLNGEIWFQHRRMLTPAFHYDILKPYVRLMADSVQVMLDKWEELLTQNSHLEIFEHVSLMTLDTIMKCAFSYQGNHQADRNSQAYIQAIRDLNNLVFARVRNVFYQKDIFYWLTSEGRRNHKACQLAHEHTDRVIKLRKAQLQDEGELEKIRNKRHLDFLDILLFAKMENGRGLSDKDLRAEVDTFMFEGHDTTASGISWILYALATHPEHQQRCREEIQSLLGDGASITWEHLDQMPYTTMCIKEALRLYPPVPGVGRELSKPITFPDGRSLPRGFLVLLSFYALHHNPNVWPNPEVFDPSRFEPDASRHSHAFLPFSGGSRSHLFKLPLSGLTVPTPLPSCGLLMEPRSIQE, encoded by the exons ATGAGTGTCTCTCTACTGAGCCTCACCAGACCCCTGGACACTGTGTCTGGGTTCCTGCAAGTCGCCTCCCTGCTAGGCCTGGCTCTGTTGCTGCTCAAGGCAGCACAGTTCTACTGGCACAGGCAGTGGCTGCTCAAAGCTATTCAGCAGTTCCCGTCCCCTCCTTCCCACTGGTTCTTCGGGCACAGGCAAGAG TTCCAAAAGGGTCTGGAGCTGCAAGAGCTgaagaaaaggacagagaaataCCCTTGTGCCAGTCCTCGTTGGCTATGGGGAAGCAGAGTTAGCCTCGTAGTCTATGATCCAGACTACATGAGGATGATCCTGGGGCGATCAG ACCCAAAATCTGATGGCTCCTACAGACTCATGGCTCCCTGGATAG GGTATGGTTTGCTCCTGCTGAATGGAGAGATATGGTTCCAGCACCGGCGGATGCTGACCCCAGCCTTCCACTATGACATCCTGAAGCCCTACGTGAGACTCATGGCTGACTCTGTCCAAGTGATGCTG GACAAGTGGGAGGAACTCCTCACCCAGAACTCACATCTAGAGATCTTTGAACACGTCTCCTTGATGACCTTGGACACCATTATGAAGTGTGCATTCAGCTACCAGGGCAACCACCAGGCAGACAG GAACTCCCAGGCCTACATTCAGGCCATTCGAGATCTGAACAACCTGGTGTTTGCCCGGGTGAGGAATGTTTTCTACCAGAAAGACATCTTCTACTGGCTGACCTCTGAAGGCCGCAGGAACCACAAGGCCTGCCAGCTTGCCCATGAACACACAG ACCGAGTGATCAAGCTGAGGAAGGCTCAGCTACAGGACGAGGGAGAGCTGGagaagatcaggaacaagaggCACTTGGACTTCCTGGACATCCTCCTCTTTGCCAAA ATGGAGAATGGGAGGGGCTTGTCTGACAAGGACCTGCGTGCAGAAGTGGACACATTCATGTTTGAGGGGCATGACACCACAGCGAGTGGCATCTCCTGGATCCTCTATGCTCTGGCCACACACCCCGAGCATCAGCAGAGATGCCGGGAGGAGATCCAGAGCCTTCTGGGGGATGGTGCTTCCATCACATG GGAGCACCTGGACCAGATGCCCTACACCACCATGTGCATCAAGGAGGCACTGCGACTCTatccaccagttccaggtgttgGCAGAGAGCTCAGCAAGCCCATCACCTTCCCTGATGGACGCTCCTTGCCCAGAG GATTCTTAGTCTTGCTCTCCTTTTATGCCCTTCACCACAACCCGAATGTGTGGCCAAACCCAGAG GTGTTTGACCCTTCCCGCTTTGAACCAGATGCCTCTCGACACAGCCATGCTTTCCTGCCCTTCTCAGGAGGATCAAG
- the LOC144282018 gene encoding cytochrome P450 4A6-like isoform X1: MSVSLLSLTRPLDTVSGFLQVASLLGLALLLLKAAQFYWHRQWLLKAIQQFPSPPSHWFFGHRQEFQKGLELQELKKRTEKYPCASPRWLWGSRVSLVVYDPDYMRMILGRSDPKSDGSYRLMAPWIGYGLLLLNGEIWFQHRRMLTPAFHYDILKPYVRLMADSVQVMLDKWEELLTQNSHLEIFEHVSLMTLDTIMKCAFSYQGNHQADRNSQAYIQAIRDLNNLVFARVRNVFYQKDIFYWLTSEGRRNHKACQLAHEHTDRVIKLRKAQLQDEGELEKIRNKRHLDFLDILLFAKMENGRGLSDKDLRAEVDTFMFEGHDTTASGISWILYALATHPEHQQRCREEIQSLLGDGASITWEHLDQMPYTTMCIKEALRLYPPVPGVGRELSKPITFPDGRSLPRGFLVLLSFYALHHNPNVWPNPEVFDPSRFEPDASRHSHAFLPFSGGSRLENAADRSGGRAFSWISSAGAELGDSWTSDRNCIGQHFAMNELKVAVALTLLRFELAPDPFRIPVPTPRIVLMSKNGIHLHLRKLL, from the exons ATGAGTGTCTCTCTACTGAGCCTCACCAGACCCCTGGACACTGTGTCTGGGTTCCTGCAAGTCGCCTCCCTGCTAGGCCTGGCTCTGTTGCTGCTCAAGGCAGCACAGTTCTACTGGCACAGGCAGTGGCTGCTCAAAGCTATTCAGCAGTTCCCGTCCCCTCCTTCCCACTGGTTCTTCGGGCACAGGCAAGAG TTCCAAAAGGGTCTGGAGCTGCAAGAGCTgaagaaaaggacagagaaataCCCTTGTGCCAGTCCTCGTTGGCTATGGGGAAGCAGAGTTAGCCTCGTAGTCTATGATCCAGACTACATGAGGATGATCCTGGGGCGATCAG ACCCAAAATCTGATGGCTCCTACAGACTCATGGCTCCCTGGATAG GGTATGGTTTGCTCCTGCTGAATGGAGAGATATGGTTCCAGCACCGGCGGATGCTGACCCCAGCCTTCCACTATGACATCCTGAAGCCCTACGTGAGACTCATGGCTGACTCTGTCCAAGTGATGCTG GACAAGTGGGAGGAACTCCTCACCCAGAACTCACATCTAGAGATCTTTGAACACGTCTCCTTGATGACCTTGGACACCATTATGAAGTGTGCATTCAGCTACCAGGGCAACCACCAGGCAGACAG GAACTCCCAGGCCTACATTCAGGCCATTCGAGATCTGAACAACCTGGTGTTTGCCCGGGTGAGGAATGTTTTCTACCAGAAAGACATCTTCTACTGGCTGACCTCTGAAGGCCGCAGGAACCACAAGGCCTGCCAGCTTGCCCATGAACACACAG ACCGAGTGATCAAGCTGAGGAAGGCTCAGCTACAGGACGAGGGAGAGCTGGagaagatcaggaacaagaggCACTTGGACTTCCTGGACATCCTCCTCTTTGCCAAA ATGGAGAATGGGAGGGGCTTGTCTGACAAGGACCTGCGTGCAGAAGTGGACACATTCATGTTTGAGGGGCATGACACCACAGCGAGTGGCATCTCCTGGATCCTCTATGCTCTGGCCACACACCCCGAGCATCAGCAGAGATGCCGGGAGGAGATCCAGAGCCTTCTGGGGGATGGTGCTTCCATCACATG GGAGCACCTGGACCAGATGCCCTACACCACCATGTGCATCAAGGAGGCACTGCGACTCTatccaccagttccaggtgttgGCAGAGAGCTCAGCAAGCCCATCACCTTCCCTGATGGACGCTCCTTGCCCAGAG GATTCTTAGTCTTGCTCTCCTTTTATGCCCTTCACCACAACCCGAATGTGTGGCCAAACCCAGAG GTGTTTGACCCTTCCCGCTTTGAACCAGATGCCTCTCGACACAGCCATGCTTTCCTGCCCTTCTCAGGAGGATCAAG ACTTGAGAATGCAGCagacagaagtggagggagaGCATTCTCCTGGATCTCCTCAGCAGGAGCTGAGCTGGGAGACAGCTGGACAAGTGACAG GAACTGCATCGGGCAGCACTTTGCCATGAACGAGTTGAAGGTGGCGGTGGCCCTGACCCTGCTCCGCTTTGAGCTGGCACCAGATCCCTTCAGGATCCCTGTTCCAACTCCAAGAATTGTGTTGATGTCCAAGAATGGGATCCACCTGCATCTCAGGAAGCTCCTCTAA